A single region of the Oleispira antarctica RB-8 genome encodes:
- a CDS encoding MotA/TolQ/ExbB proton channel protein: MEFFAAIVKFFQEGGLFLYPIGLAFAIGIAITIERWRYLNKERARNLKAFDDFLPLLRTNDHEKMTLFTRDNTAPISRMIGCGLDMMKVTEQRADVEQAMSEGMMEAVPRLEERTGYLAVLANVATLLGLLGTIIGLIAAFTAVANADPSEKAKLLSLSISVAMNTTAFGLIAAIPLLIAHAFLSNKTNKIIGSIEMGGVKFLNVMTLNRAIQAGIPKEKQQEYNIQEIKRIEDKLKHNQQKEEQLKEPQLQEN, translated from the coding sequence ATGGAATTTTTCGCAGCTATTGTTAAGTTTTTCCAAGAAGGTGGTTTGTTTCTCTATCCCATCGGCTTGGCATTTGCCATTGGTATAGCCATTACGATTGAACGCTGGCGCTATCTGAATAAAGAACGTGCTCGTAATTTAAAAGCATTTGATGACTTTTTACCGTTATTACGCACCAATGATCACGAAAAGATGACCTTGTTTACCCGCGATAATACAGCGCCTATTTCGCGTATGATCGGTTGTGGTCTAGACATGATGAAGGTCACGGAACAGCGCGCTGATGTTGAGCAAGCGATGAGTGAAGGCATGATGGAAGCTGTGCCACGTTTAGAAGAGCGTACCGGCTACTTAGCCGTACTGGCTAACGTCGCAACGCTATTAGGACTGCTGGGTACCATTATTGGTTTGATCGCCGCCTTTACCGCGGTAGCCAATGCTGATCCTTCTGAAAAGGCAAAGTTATTATCACTGTCTATTTCGGTGGCGATGAACACCACGGCATTCGGTTTGATTGCCGCTATTCCGTTATTGATTGCGCACGCGTTTTTAAGTAACAAAACCAATAAAATTATTGGCAGCATTGAAATGGGCGGCGTTAAATTTCTTAATGTGATGACCTTAAACCGTGCCATACAAGCAGGCATCCCAAAAGAGAAGCAGCAAGAATATAATATTCAAGAAATTAAGCGCATAGAAGATAAGCTGAAACATAATCAGCAGAAAGAAGAGCAGCTTAAAGAACCGCAGCTTCAAGAAAACTAG
- a CDS encoding TMAO reductase system periplasmic, TorT, which translates to MLLKKRIKLPIIIALMFALYGPFVVAELKNPWSLEQRKPFNQAIQSINNIEYKQLISVKNSWRVCVLVPHLKDAYWMGINYGLVTHAKALNIQLELFEAGSYYAEDKQLNQLDYCLTQSFDGILLGAVSPGLLAKYQPPITKPIIALVNRLDSDKVSTRIGVNWYEMGYRAGLFVRQNEKEKSTLAILAGPNKQGGSDSVEQGIIDALEGSLVTVSAIQHADNNRNLYRDQLEILLLSQTPDYILGSAVAIEAAVSVLRQKELEGKIQLVSSYLSPAILRAIHRKKVQFSNDDLVVTQGQLAIDVMVRELEGASAFGDIGPLIQTQRMQAISTHYSETSLAPADYYPIYRVVPD; encoded by the coding sequence ATGCTGTTAAAAAAACGTATTAAGTTACCTATTATAATAGCACTAATGTTCGCATTATACGGCCCCTTCGTAGTAGCAGAGTTGAAAAATCCTTGGTCCTTAGAGCAAAGAAAGCCTTTTAACCAAGCTATACAAAGCATTAATAATATTGAATATAAACAGTTAATTAGCGTCAAAAATTCTTGGCGAGTTTGTGTGCTGGTACCTCATTTAAAAGACGCTTATTGGATGGGGATTAATTACGGTTTAGTCACTCATGCGAAGGCACTTAATATTCAGCTGGAATTATTCGAAGCAGGAAGTTATTACGCTGAGGACAAGCAGCTTAATCAATTAGATTATTGTCTGACGCAGAGTTTTGATGGCATTTTATTAGGGGCTGTTAGCCCTGGTCTTCTTGCTAAATATCAGCCACCGATTACCAAGCCTATCATCGCCCTAGTGAATCGTTTAGACAGCGACAAAGTCTCTACTCGTATAGGTGTTAATTGGTACGAAATGGGTTACCGCGCAGGACTATTTGTTCGTCAGAATGAGAAGGAAAAGAGTACCTTGGCTATATTGGCAGGGCCGAACAAGCAAGGCGGTAGTGATAGCGTGGAGCAAGGTATTATTGATGCGCTTGAAGGCTCTTTGGTAACGGTATCCGCCATTCAACATGCGGATAATAACCGGAATCTTTACCGTGACCAGCTCGAAATACTTTTACTCTCACAAACCCCAGATTATATACTGGGCAGTGCAGTGGCGATTGAAGCCGCCGTGAGTGTACTGCGCCAAAAAGAACTAGAGGGTAAAATACAACTAGTCAGTAGCTATTTATCGCCCGCGATTTTAAGGGCGATTCATAGAAAAAAAGTACAATTTAGTAATGATGATCTGGTGGTCACTCAAGGACAGCTTGCGATTGATGTTATGGTACGAGAGCTAGAAGGGGCTAGTGCTTTTGGTGATATAGGGCCTCTTATCCAAACACAGAGAATGCAAGCTATTAGTACGCACTATTCAGAAACCAGTTTAGCGCCAGCTGATTATTATCCGATCTATCGAGTTGTCCCTGATTAG
- a CDS encoding Penicillin-binding protein 1C, with protein sequence MNVKTQSSTVKIIAAVCVAVIFSVLISSWWHSLPQPLFNSPYSSILLDRNNQLLEARIASDEQWRFPPSETLPSSYIKAVLLFEDKRFYTHSGVDFLALGRATLQNIKAKEVVSGASTLSMQVIRLASDNQSRTLSTKLIETLQALRLEFSYDKQEILNLYASHAPFGGNVVGISAASWRYFGRAPESLSWAESALLAVLPNRPNYLRPGKNQQKLKQKRDRLLTRLQQAGEFDQLQLTLALSEPLPDKILAFPKRAPHLLETLISRNFNQAVIKTSLNSNLQAQVQSVTNNYAQRLLNSQITHLAAVVLDNKSGLPVAYIGNSGFSHNPHSGKGIDLLHRARSTGSILKPLLYATMLQQGEITPLQLVEDTPTKFKGYQPENYDLKFRGVVPAKQALAQSLNIPAVNMLKQYGIKPFYDFLETRGMSTLHRNADDYGLPLILGGAEGTLWEMTHLYMQLARAAQSLPAQAISRLPTIAIEEPSILDTSHLGAGAAWLTLNALLEVGRPGSESRWRQFSNSRKVAWKTGTSYGFRDGWAIGTTAEYTIGVWTGNAEGGGVPGLTGTQAAAPLLFELFNLLPKTHWFSKPEYDLRQVRVCKNDGFLATPYCDSKVIDLPLVSSYSKISPYHMRIHTDAKQHYRVSSACEPVHKLSSLNWFTLPPHVAFYYQKQHSEYRPMPKWRQDCLNFMSAQSPISFIYPHKGTQIYLPTTMDGSRTKMVSELAHQYSASQVYWYLDQEYLGTTQQIHQMEIGPGLGKHELLVVDEAGNQQVLGFEVLSQ encoded by the coding sequence TTGAACGTTAAGACTCAATCTTCTACGGTTAAAATAATTGCGGCGGTCTGCGTCGCGGTTATCTTCAGTGTATTGATCAGCAGTTGGTGGCATTCACTGCCCCAACCGCTGTTCAATTCGCCGTATTCCAGCATTCTGTTAGACCGTAATAATCAACTGCTAGAAGCGCGTATTGCCAGTGATGAACAATGGCGCTTTCCTCCCAGCGAAACGTTACCCAGCTCGTATATAAAAGCCGTTTTATTATTTGAAGATAAGCGTTTTTATACTCACAGTGGTGTTGACTTTTTAGCCTTAGGGAGAGCGACGCTGCAAAATATAAAAGCAAAAGAAGTGGTGAGCGGTGCCAGTACTCTCAGTATGCAGGTCATCCGTTTAGCGTCAGATAATCAAAGCAGAACACTCTCTACCAAACTCATCGAAACCCTACAGGCCTTACGCTTAGAGTTTTCGTATGACAAACAAGAAATTCTTAATCTTTATGCCTCACATGCACCGTTCGGCGGTAACGTAGTCGGGATTTCTGCCGCCAGTTGGCGCTATTTTGGCCGTGCTCCAGAAAGTTTATCGTGGGCCGAGTCGGCATTATTAGCCGTGCTGCCAAACCGTCCTAACTATTTACGCCCAGGTAAAAATCAACAAAAGTTAAAACAAAAACGCGACCGTTTATTAACACGATTACAGCAAGCAGGGGAGTTCGATCAACTGCAACTCACACTGGCATTAAGCGAACCGTTACCGGATAAAATACTAGCCTTTCCAAAACGCGCGCCGCATTTGTTAGAAACATTGATTAGTCGTAATTTTAATCAAGCTGTTATAAAAACCAGCCTCAATAGCAATCTACAAGCCCAAGTGCAAAGCGTCACCAACAACTATGCCCAGCGCTTATTAAACTCACAAATTACCCACCTAGCCGCCGTGGTGCTGGATAATAAAAGTGGCTTACCCGTCGCTTACATTGGCAACTCAGGTTTTAGCCACAACCCTCATTCCGGCAAAGGCATCGATCTATTACACCGAGCGCGCAGTACCGGCAGTATTCTAAAACCTTTGCTTTACGCCACCATGCTGCAGCAAGGTGAAATAACCCCGCTGCAATTGGTCGAAGATACACCGACAAAATTCAAAGGCTACCAGCCAGAAAATTACGACTTAAAATTTCGCGGCGTCGTTCCGGCAAAACAAGCTCTGGCACAATCGTTGAATATTCCTGCGGTGAATATGCTAAAACAATACGGTATAAAACCGTTTTATGATTTTTTAGAAACCCGTGGTATGAGCACCTTACATCGTAACGCCGACGACTACGGCTTACCGTTAATACTCGGCGGGGCCGAAGGCACATTGTGGGAAATGACCCACCTCTACATGCAACTCGCCCGAGCCGCACAAAGCCTGCCCGCACAAGCTATTAGTCGCTTACCGACCATTGCAATAGAAGAACCGTCAATTTTAGACACATCACATTTAGGAGCAGGGGCCGCTTGGTTAACCCTAAATGCCTTATTAGAAGTTGGCCGACCAGGCAGTGAAAGCCGCTGGCGACAATTCAGCAATAGCCGCAAAGTCGCTTGGAAAACAGGCACCAGTTATGGCTTTCGAGACGGCTGGGCCATTGGCACAACGGCGGAATATACCATCGGCGTATGGACGGGTAATGCAGAAGGCGGTGGCGTTCCCGGTTTAACCGGCACCCAAGCCGCCGCGCCGTTATTATTCGAACTGTTCAACCTATTACCCAAGACCCACTGGTTCAGCAAACCCGAATACGACCTGCGCCAAGTACGCGTGTGTAAAAACGACGGCTTTCTCGCCACCCCGTATTGCGACAGTAAAGTCATCGATCTACCGCTGGTCTCCAGCTACAGCAAAATATCGCCGTACCACATGCGTATACACACCGATGCCAAACAACACTACCGCGTATCGTCTGCGTGTGAGCCCGTACATAAACTCAGCTCGCTCAACTGGTTCACCTTGCCACCCCACGTCGCGTTTTATTATCAAAAACAACACAGCGAATATCGGCCCATGCCCAAGTGGCGACAAGACTGCTTAAACTTTATGTCTGCCCAGAGTCCGATCTCATTTATCTATCCCCACAAGGGCACACAAATATATTTGCCTACCACCATGGATGGCAGTCGTACAAAAATGGTCAGCGAACTCGCCCACCAATATTCAGCCTCGCAAGTCTATTGGTATCTAGATCAAGAATACCTAGGCACAACCCAGCAGATCCACCAAATGGAAATAGGCCCAGGGTTAGGTAAGCATGAATTATTGGTCGTGGACGAAGCGGGGAATCAGCAGGTATTGGGGTTTGAGGTATTGAGTCAGTAG
- the sph gene encoding Sphingomyelinase C: MKFNKTLSLGTCIALAGLNSNFTLAMSDTPSAEPVVVAPAIPVESSGLAYVDDFRLLAYNVYMLPETLFSWNHEGRAQMIPQSEIVKGQDAILLQELFDNGPATTLMNGLKTDYPYQTPVMGRSKSGWDETLGAYADLSPEDGGVAIVSRWPITEQIQYVYKEACGADYLSNKGFVYARVDKNGAAYHLISTHAQAEDSACTDPAATRKSQFIEMQNFIAGHNIPADEVVFMGGDFNVIKSTDEYPDLIETLQVSEPDAFAGFSTSWDPESNGIAAYNYPDLPSEYLDYIFVSRNHAQPSHWHNQSLDVTSTNWSVDNYRFQELSDHYPIAAFSYANADTRTESFRAVNNPYQGVQFQNKANGKFVKIDANDSDGWLTVKGDVRDPATVMNLDNWYPKNRAFCIRHDDWIQVQGAQRTGSYWNWYLGGGGGNYAFFTNQDNASNKLRVRILNDDGDCLKNGDQIAFVDRSTVNGKDYFLQRWSSGSWQDHLYLWSDSIGDNETFTIHMGEAVKQDFSESLRYVQ; the protein is encoded by the coding sequence ATGAAGTTTAACAAGACCCTAAGTCTAGGAACGTGCATTGCACTGGCTGGCTTAAACAGTAATTTCACTTTGGCGATGTCAGATACGCCCAGTGCCGAACCTGTCGTGGTAGCACCAGCAATACCGGTAGAATCAAGCGGCCTAGCCTACGTTGATGATTTTCGTTTGTTAGCCTACAACGTCTACATGCTGCCAGAAACACTATTCAGCTGGAATCACGAAGGCCGTGCGCAAATGATTCCACAATCAGAAATAGTCAAAGGCCAAGATGCTATTTTATTGCAAGAGCTGTTTGATAATGGCCCAGCAACCACTCTGATGAATGGCTTAAAAACTGACTACCCATACCAAACTCCGGTGATGGGTCGTTCTAAAAGTGGCTGGGATGAAACACTCGGTGCGTATGCCGATCTATCACCAGAAGACGGTGGCGTAGCGATCGTCAGTCGCTGGCCAATCACAGAACAAATTCAATATGTGTACAAAGAAGCTTGTGGTGCAGACTACCTGTCTAATAAAGGTTTTGTTTATGCCCGAGTCGATAAAAACGGCGCGGCATATCACCTAATCAGCACCCATGCTCAAGCAGAAGATAGTGCTTGTACTGACCCAGCAGCAACGCGTAAGAGTCAGTTCATTGAAATGCAAAACTTCATCGCGGGTCATAACATTCCAGCCGACGAAGTTGTTTTCATGGGCGGTGACTTCAACGTGATTAAAAGCACGGATGAATATCCAGACCTCATCGAAACCTTGCAGGTCAGTGAGCCTGATGCCTTTGCCGGTTTCTCAACCAGCTGGGATCCTGAGTCTAATGGTATTGCTGCGTATAACTACCCAGACTTACCGAGTGAATACCTGGATTACATTTTTGTATCCCGTAATCACGCCCAGCCAAGTCATTGGCATAACCAATCGCTGGACGTCACTTCGACTAACTGGAGTGTGGATAACTATCGCTTTCAAGAATTGTCTGATCATTACCCCATTGCGGCTTTTTCTTACGCGAACGCAGATACGCGTACTGAGAGCTTCCGTGCGGTTAACAACCCTTACCAAGGTGTACAGTTCCAAAACAAAGCCAATGGTAAGTTTGTTAAAATAGATGCTAATGATAGTGACGGCTGGTTAACGGTAAAGGGTGACGTAAGGGATCCGGCGACAGTGATGAATCTAGACAACTGGTATCCAAAGAATCGTGCCTTCTGTATTCGTCATGATGACTGGATTCAAGTGCAGGGTGCACAGCGGACAGGCTCTTATTGGAATTGGTATCTCGGCGGCGGTGGTGGCAACTACGCGTTTTTCACCAACCAAGATAATGCGTCTAACAAACTGCGTGTGCGTATTCTTAATGACGACGGTGATTGTTTAAAAAATGGTGATCAAATTGCCTTTGTTGATCGCAGCACCGTAAACGGTAAAGATTACTTTTTACAGCGCTGGTCTTCAGGTTCTTGGCAAGACCATTTATATTTATGGTCTGACTCAATTGGGGATAATGAAACCTTCACTATTCACATGGGTGAAGCTGTAAAACAAGATTTCTCAGAGAGCCTGCGTTACGTACAGTAG
- a CDS encoding Biopolymer transport protein, producing MGLNNTGLYKRPTAKKTAGLHLVSLMDIFTILVFFLLMNSGDSQEIESAKFITLPDSFAKSSFSNELLITVGTEFISIDDVEIVSLEKVKEADGKAVSEITDVLKKNSEENSEMNAFEKENGRSVTILGDQNVPYEILRSVMASCSEENYRDIALAVNQVVSGVVEVNRNE from the coding sequence ATGGGATTAAATAATACCGGTTTATACAAGCGTCCTACGGCCAAAAAAACCGCAGGACTGCACCTTGTTTCATTGATGGATATTTTTACCATTTTGGTATTCTTCCTATTGATGAACTCAGGTGATAGCCAAGAAATTGAAAGTGCAAAATTTATTACCTTGCCAGATTCATTCGCGAAAAGTTCGTTTTCGAATGAATTGCTGATTACGGTAGGCACAGAATTTATTAGCATTGATGATGTCGAAATTGTAAGCCTTGAGAAAGTAAAAGAGGCAGACGGCAAAGCGGTATCTGAAATTACCGATGTGCTAAAGAAAAACAGCGAAGAAAACAGTGAGATGAACGCGTTTGAAAAGGAAAATGGTCGCTCAGTCACCATTTTAGGCGACCAAAACGTTCCTTATGAAATCTTACGCAGTGTGATGGCGAGTTGTTCAGAAGAGAACTATCGCGATATCGCCTTGGCGGTAAACCAGGTTGTTTCTGGCGTCGTGGAGGTGAATCGTAATGAGTAA
- a CDS encoding Type III restriction protein, restriction subunit, protein MLKSLSLHEEYFTGEVDLVESFYKPCLSKSCSYDRSVGYFRSSVFILIGPDVLNYVQRGGKIRLISSPCLTIEDIEAISLGYKKKSEIAEEAIQRDIQQLIDNPGLTRNTEALATLIALGAIEVKLVFLPEAHGEYHAKLGIFRDELGDAVSFKGSVNETWTGWHERGNHETLDVFCSWNEGRDERQVKRNKDYFEKLWNGEIGDLEVIDFPDAALDRLKAVAKGSLDEIEPDDLVDYFNLGHKTSSELGEQQVSYTAKRTPLPHQQKAIEEWKKQDKRGVFEHATGSGKTFTALTALKEHLGENGVALVLVPDRLLHKQWSEEIKEEIPAATILKAGDGHNTWRKNRRLRLFTQPGEGLGVRIVLATMPTARLPDFIQGIFGGEHLMVVADEVHEIGSTENSKILSINSGPRLGLSATPRRYGDPQGTERIFDYFGNVVEPAFTLIDAIESGRLVEYEYHPEPIHLSAEESDAYEEATKEIKREFARSQRDDDGNPVSSPRLQNMLIQRARIAKKASAKIPYAVKVVEENYTEGESWLIYCEDQHQLGDVMAGLREKGLSPCEYHTSMLGNPAASLDWFKQFGGIMVSIRCLDQGVDIPKISHAIILASSQNPRQFIQRRGRVLRTCKGKYLAVIYDAVVVPLDIELEPGQISLLKSELQRSIQFSETAINASGSNRLIKVAIDLGIDPQEVGLIDTDGIEDTGEENE, encoded by the coding sequence ATGTTAAAGAGTCTCAGCCTTCATGAAGAATACTTCACGGGTGAAGTAGACCTAGTGGAATCTTTTTATAAACCCTGCCTTTCTAAATCTTGCAGCTACGATCGTTCGGTTGGCTACTTTCGTTCCTCAGTATTCATATTAATCGGCCCTGATGTACTGAATTATGTGCAGCGCGGAGGCAAGATACGGTTGATAAGTTCACCTTGCTTAACGATAGAAGATATCGAAGCAATATCTCTGGGTTATAAGAAAAAGTCTGAAATTGCTGAAGAGGCAATCCAACGTGATATTCAACAACTCATCGACAATCCCGGACTTACTCGGAATACCGAAGCTTTAGCAACGTTAATTGCTTTGGGCGCTATTGAGGTGAAGCTAGTTTTCTTGCCTGAAGCTCATGGGGAATACCATGCAAAATTAGGTATCTTTCGTGATGAATTAGGAGATGCAGTTAGTTTTAAGGGTTCTGTTAATGAAACTTGGACCGGTTGGCACGAACGAGGCAATCATGAAACATTAGACGTTTTTTGTAGTTGGAACGAAGGTCGAGATGAGCGTCAAGTTAAACGAAATAAAGATTATTTTGAAAAATTGTGGAATGGCGAGATTGGTGACTTAGAAGTTATCGATTTTCCTGATGCTGCATTAGATCGGTTAAAAGCCGTTGCAAAAGGCTCGCTTGATGAAATTGAACCAGATGATTTAGTCGATTATTTTAATCTCGGTCATAAAACATCATCTGAACTAGGTGAGCAGCAAGTTAGCTACACAGCAAAAAGGACTCCTCTCCCGCATCAGCAAAAAGCGATTGAAGAATGGAAGAAGCAAGATAAGCGTGGGGTATTTGAGCACGCTACAGGTAGTGGCAAAACATTTACCGCTTTAACCGCTCTTAAAGAACACCTAGGTGAAAATGGTGTCGCGCTTGTTTTAGTGCCTGACCGTCTTTTGCATAAGCAATGGTCAGAAGAAATAAAAGAAGAAATTCCAGCCGCAACAATTTTGAAAGCGGGTGATGGCCATAATACCTGGCGAAAAAATAGACGATTAAGATTGTTTACCCAGCCGGGTGAGGGGTTAGGTGTTCGTATTGTCTTGGCAACAATGCCAACGGCTAGGCTACCAGATTTTATTCAAGGCATATTTGGTGGTGAACACTTAATGGTCGTGGCTGACGAAGTTCATGAAATTGGCAGTACAGAAAACTCTAAAATATTATCAATTAATTCAGGCCCTAGATTAGGCTTAAGCGCTACACCAAGACGCTATGGCGACCCTCAGGGAACAGAGCGGATCTTCGATTATTTCGGTAACGTAGTTGAACCGGCCTTCACCCTAATTGATGCCATTGAAAGTGGTAGGTTGGTTGAATATGAATATCATCCCGAGCCAATACATTTATCCGCTGAAGAATCAGATGCTTATGAAGAAGCTACTAAGGAAATAAAGCGAGAATTCGCACGCTCACAGCGCGATGATGATGGTAATCCCGTTTCTTCGCCACGTTTACAAAATATGCTAATACAGCGGGCGCGTATTGCTAAAAAAGCCAGTGCAAAAATTCCGTATGCCGTAAAAGTGGTAGAGGAAAATTATACCGAAGGTGAGAGCTGGCTAATTTATTGTGAAGATCAGCACCAATTAGGCGACGTTATGGCGGGGCTTCGTGAAAAAGGCCTCTCACCCTGTGAATACCATACAAGCATGTTAGGTAATCCAGCAGCCTCTTTAGACTGGTTTAAACAGTTTGGTGGAATAATGGTATCAATACGATGTCTTGATCAGGGCGTTGATATTCCTAAAATCTCACATGCAATTATTCTTGCCTCATCACAAAATCCTCGCCAGTTTATTCAACGCCGTGGACGAGTATTAAGAACTTGTAAGGGGAAATATCTCGCTGTGATTTATGATGCAGTGGTTGTGCCGTTAGATATAGAGCTTGAACCTGGACAAATTTCTTTATTGAAAAGTGAGTTACAAAGAAGCATACAGTTTTCAGAAACTGCCATAAATGCATCAGGCAGTAATAGATTAATCAAAGTAGCCATTGATCTAGGAATTGATCCTCAAGAAGTAGGATTGATCGATACAGATGGTATAGAAGATACAGGGGAAGAAAATGAATAA
- a CDS encoding TPR repeat protein, with product MLLASGCASKKGFQLQDTQGKVDLVATEQYLPVQTYDEKNQLIPYQEKENPYLAQKAQVDKGSVLLFIEAKSAWRNEDADTAKQKLNVIIKNDAALSGPWMMLGDIALAEKDYPQALKHYQQGLTVNPNNINGYTALASVQRLQGRYDHAQNTLAKALALWPDFPEAHYNLSILFDIYLNQAAKAKQHLDAYILLTGGDAESLEWLQQLNERASAGQA from the coding sequence GTGCTATTGGCATCAGGCTGTGCCAGTAAAAAAGGTTTTCAGTTGCAAGATACGCAAGGGAAAGTTGATCTAGTAGCGACCGAGCAGTACTTGCCAGTGCAAACGTATGATGAGAAAAATCAATTGATTCCGTATCAAGAGAAAGAAAATCCTTATCTTGCGCAGAAAGCACAAGTCGATAAAGGTTCGGTGCTGTTGTTTATCGAAGCCAAAAGCGCGTGGCGCAACGAAGATGCTGATACCGCCAAACAGAAGCTGAACGTCATCATTAAAAATGACGCCGCGCTGTCTGGCCCTTGGATGATGCTAGGGGATATTGCCCTGGCAGAAAAAGATTATCCGCAAGCGCTAAAGCATTATCAGCAAGGCTTAACCGTTAATCCAAATAATATTAACGGTTATACCGCCTTAGCCAGCGTACAGCGTTTGCAGGGGCGTTATGACCACGCACAAAATACCCTCGCCAAAGCCTTAGCGCTGTGGCCAGATTTTCCTGAGGCGCATTACAACCTCAGCATCTTATTTGATATTTACCTGAATCAGGCCGCAAAAGCGAAGCAGCATTTAGACGCTTATATTCTGTTAACCGGTGGTGATGCAGAAAGTTTGGAATGGCTGCAACAGTTAAACGAACGCGCATCAGCAGGGCAGGCATAA
- a CDS encoding MOSC domain protein, with product MSTSTRKRLFSRYIQDLPAGELTWIGLRPERKAEMLEVNSAQVFVGSGLEGDHGFENTLGAGRQVTLLSEEYIAQTQHFLSLSRSVNKGHQSDAIPSSIQPKHLRRNLVIKGMNLDALRYQQFSIGSAIFEAGAICHPCLRMEELLGKGGIAAMMGHGGLCLKVIQSGTVTLGDTVCLHHPQQGLF from the coding sequence ATGTCGACCTCTACTCGCAAACGCTTATTCTCACGCTATATTCAAGACCTTCCTGCTGGAGAACTTACTTGGATAGGACTGCGTCCCGAGCGTAAAGCGGAGATGCTTGAGGTGAATTCGGCTCAGGTATTTGTAGGATCAGGTTTGGAGGGCGATCATGGTTTTGAAAATACCTTAGGCGCTGGCCGACAGGTAACTCTGCTCAGTGAGGAATATATTGCTCAGACGCAGCATTTTTTATCCCTAAGTCGCTCTGTAAATAAGGGGCATCAGTCTGATGCTATTCCTTCGTCCATTCAGCCCAAGCATTTGCGCCGTAACTTGGTCATTAAAGGAATGAATTTAGATGCTTTGCGTTATCAGCAGTTTTCGATTGGCAGTGCTATTTTTGAAGCTGGGGCTATTTGCCACCCTTGCTTGCGTATGGAGGAGTTGCTGGGTAAAGGCGGTATTGCCGCCATGATGGGTCATGGCGGCTTGTGTTTGAAGGTGATTCAATCTGGCACCGTTACCTTGGGCGATACGGTGTGTTTGCACCACCCGCAACAGGGGTTGTTTTAG
- a CDS encoding MOSC protein, fragment, which produces MVIKGVNLTALHYQRFSTGEAIFEAGALCLKVVQSGGYFSWR; this is translated from the coding sequence TTGGTGATTAAGGGGGTTAATTTAACGGCGTTGCATTATCAGCGTTTTTCGACTGGCGAGGCTATTTTTGAGGCGGGTGCGTTGTGTTTGAAAGTTGTTCAGTCGGGGGGTTATTTCAGTTGGAGATAA
- a CDS encoding Response regulator receiver, CheY-like, whose amino-acid sequence MHATVLIVDDEAVIRARLKGYFEKEGYKVLEAENGAEMWHQFERHAIDLIMLDINLPDCDGLSLARELRSRSHVGIILVTGRDETIDKIVGLEMGADDYVTKPFELRELLVRVKNLLWRMSLVKLAEINTLKEMEESDDKICFENYILVLNSRQLKRDNTIIKLTKAEFELLAAFSLHPQQVLSRERLMQLTSHRNEGVHDRTIDVIIRRLRNKLETNLFVTVHGEGYLFAAKVKD is encoded by the coding sequence ATGCACGCCACAGTTCTCATTGTTGATGATGAAGCGGTAATAAGAGCCCGCTTAAAAGGCTACTTTGAAAAAGAAGGATACAAGGTCTTAGAAGCCGAAAATGGTGCTGAAATGTGGCATCAGTTTGAACGCCATGCCATTGACCTTATTATGCTCGACATTAACTTACCCGATTGTGATGGTTTAAGTCTGGCACGTGAATTAAGAAGTCGTAGTCACGTTGGTATTATTTTAGTCACCGGTAGAGATGAAACCATCGATAAAATTGTTGGCCTAGAAATGGGGGCGGATGATTACGTTACTAAACCTTTTGAATTGCGTGAATTATTAGTCCGAGTAAAAAACCTACTTTGGCGCATGTCTTTGGTGAAATTAGCAGAGATAAATACCCTCAAAGAAATGGAGGAAAGCGACGATAAAATTTGTTTTGAAAATTATATTCTTGTATTAAATAGCCGCCAACTCAAACGTGATAATACGATAATTAAACTAACCAAAGCAGAGTTTGAATTACTCGCCGCATTTTCATTGCATCCGCAGCAAGTACTCTCTCGGGAGCGCTTGATGCAGTTAACTAGCCACCGTAACGAGGGGGTTCATGATCGCACCATTGATGTCATCATTCGCCGATTGCGCAATAAACTAGAGACAAATCTATTTGTTACTGTACACGGTGAAGGTTATTTATTTGCCGCTAAGGTGAAAGACTAA